The Mucilaginibacter sp. PAMB04168 genome contains the following window.
TCGCTTTTTGTGAAAGGATTAATATTAGACGGTTGGGCTGGCTGGCATTATACTTTGCAACGCACAATGGTTGAAATGCTCCTGGCGCTGCGCTTAATTGAAGAAGAAAAGCTGAAAGATAAAAAGCTATAATGGAAATAGATGCACAACCTAATGTTTCCAAAGTAAGTTTAAAGGACTTTAACGCAAATAACTTTAACAGAGGTACCGGCAAAGTTAAGGAAGTGTGCTGGTACCTTATTAAGGTCATTTTTTTCCTTTCACCGTTGCCTTTTCCAAGTAGCGTTAAGGCTTTTTTATTGAAGGCTTTCGGTGCAAGAGTTGGGAGCAGGGTGATTTTAAAACCTCGTATCAATATTCATTTTCCCTGGAAGCTGGATATCGGTAACGATGTGTGGATTGGTGAAGAAGCATACATTTTAAATTTTGAAAAGGTAATTATTGGTGATAACGTATGTATTTCGCAAAGAGCCTTTTTATGCGGCGGAAATCATAATTATAAAGACCCTTCTATGCCGTATCGTAATGGGCCTATTACGTTGTTAGACGGGTGCTGGGTTGGTGCATGCTGCTTTGTTGGGCCTAATGTTGTGATTGGAATCGACGCTGTAATTACTGCATCAAGCGTAGTTACAAATAGCTTAGCAGATAACGGAGTTTACAGGGGAAATCCTGCCGCTTTTGTTAAATACAGGTGGTAGAATTAATATTTACATTTTACTATAAATTAATAATTTTGTATATTATAAATACGATGATTGTGTTATCTGTAAGAAATAGTCTGTATTTTTAACTTGTTTGCAAATATTTTATATATTTACAATTAATTTGTCTTAGCCGGAATCAAACTATCTTGAATGAAAAGGGAAAAAATCCTATTAATTAGCCATAACTTTTCTCCCGAGCCTACTGGTATAGGGAAGTATAACGGCGAAATGATAGAATGGTTGGCTAAAAACGGTTATGACTGTACGGTTATAACTACGTTTCCATATTACCCACAGTGGAAAGTACAGGCCCCTTACAGCAACAGGTGGTATAAAAAAGAAATCATAGATTATCCTGATAGTGATGCCAAGGTAACCGTTTATCGTTGTCCGTCTTATATTCCCACCCGTCCTACAGGAAAGCGCCGAATGGTTCAAGATATATCATTCTGGTTTTTTAAATCTTGGGTAATTTTTAAGTTGCTGTTATCATCAAAGAAGTTTGATTTGATAATAACTGTTGCTCCACCTTTTCATTTGGCCTACCTGGGGTTAATGGTG
Protein-coding sequences here:
- a CDS encoding WcaF family extracellular polysaccharide biosynthesis acetyltransferase, which encodes MEIDAQPNVSKVSLKDFNANNFNRGTGKVKEVCWYLIKVIFFLSPLPFPSSVKAFLLKAFGARVGSRVILKPRINIHFPWKLDIGNDVWIGEEAYILNFEKVIIGDNVCISQRAFLCGGNHNYKDPSMPYRNGPITLLDGCWVGACCFVGPNVVIGIDAVITASSVVTNSLADNGVYRGNPAAFVKYRW